DNA from Drosophila gunungcola strain Sukarami chromosome 3L unlocalized genomic scaffold, Dgunungcola_SK_2 000002F, whole genome shotgun sequence:
aatgtatttaattctGCCAGCAAGAGTGTGTATGCCTGTTCATTTCAGATTACAGAATTCTCACGCTCTCATTTAGCAGCTGACAGAGTCTCGGATAAGGTCAAATCTCAGCGAGCTGAGTGACATAGTACATAGTACACATGAGTACATAGCTTCCCGATCAGCCCGCAGCTTCCCCAAGGATGAGCCCCCACAAAGCGATGGGCGATAAGAGCGTTCAGACCAGACCCAACATCaattacaataaatacaaatcaatGTGAGTaggaataataaaatataggACTGAACTGGACTGGAAATGGAATGGTATCAGGTCTGCGACTGAGTCAATGTGTGTGTCATGCGATTGCGATTGAATTTCTTCAAGTTTGCATTTCTTTCAATTGCGCAGGCAAATGCGCAagaaactaaaactaaaaaacgcGACGCGTAAAAAAGTGAGCTTAATGGGGGCTTACACAAAGGCCCGACTTAAggagaatatatatatatagatatatatatatatatatatgaggCGCCTGCCTTGATTAACATAAAGTGACAAGAGCGACTCTTTCTCTTTGCACTGcgcaattaatttttatcacACATTTAGCATGTGCAAAAAGTGTTATACACACTCTACTAAATACAGATACATTTGCGAGCGGCAATTTGTCATTCCTTGCCGCGTATTTTTAGCTCTTTTGCGCTAGTTTGAgcctttgaaaaatgtttgccacGTGCCACGGCTTTCGAGGGAAGTGCAGAGCCCCACAGCTAGCAGATGTTCTATGCCCCGAGTTAATGAACTCCCCAACTTATCTCCTCTTGTTATTCTAATTGCTGAATACTGAATAGGTGGCGGAATGGGAAACACTGACAGCGATTTTAGTATAGAAGGGGCCTgtcactttaaaatattttttctaaatatacCAACTAGATTTAGATACGGATTTTTAGAATTCATTTGActtttgtgtttaaatattgttggctacttttaaattaattattatgtttGTTGATAAAGCCTGTattgtcaataaaaaataactggAGTTAAGGAGACTTTGACTTGAGAAATTTCTACTAAAATTACTAAGGATAGTATATTTTGCTATAAAACATTATTGCTTATTCAATTGAAAACTAGTCGAACTAGTTTTTAAGAAAgtgattaatttaatatgtattcCAATAGTGGCTAAGTTATTTATCATGCAttttaatgacaaaaaatacttgaaaataaagtattttataattgGTATGaacttaattaagttttactttgcaaaataaattaaatggacTACAAATTCTTACCTTCTTCTCGGCCCTCGCCTTTTGCCGTTCCCGCTCCACCTGTCGCTGCTGACTGATGCTGTTATGGGTGGCATTACTCTCCGCATTGCAGGGGCTATTGGGCTGGCTGTCGTTTTGGCTGATTGGATTACTATTGCTGCTGCAGGGGCCGTTCGGGTTCTTCTTCTTTCGGGGCGGAATACGTCCATTGAACTCCTGCAGGCGCTCCCGTCCGGCCGTAAAGTTGTCGTAGCGATCGTCAAACTCATCCCAACTGGTCTCATGATCGCTCTGGTACTCGCGCTCATCCTCGCCCGTCGAGGTCAATCGCTTGCTGTGGGAAGAGACGCATAATGGGTACTATTAATATTGCCGCACTTATGGACTTATAGTGTGAGTTGGGAACGTCACGAGCAATTATCAGTCACtgtactactactactacccCAACTTGTGTGTGCGCATAATCCAGCGACAACTTTGCgatttcattaattaaaaacttggcgTTGTGTCATGGGAATCAGAATAGGGGACGAATGAGACGTAAGGTGCAGGGATTACGTTGAATAATCTAGCTAATACACAttgtccctttttttttttatcaattgtatagctttttttaaatcatttgtatAGCTTATCTGTAGCTGTcctctttaaatttattgtatttataattggtaccgttttttatattaagttagaaattaaagtatttttgtaattCCTAGCTTATTCTAGATTCTTTACCTTTTTACCcaacatttcatttaatattgaTTATTGCGATTTATAAAATTGATGGCTTTAAGAGATAATATTAAGTTCATAAAAGCAAagcttatttaaaatgttttcttaattGTTAAAGATTTGTTAAAAGctaacttttttcttttaaataactaCAGGGTTTAATAAcatcttaaataaattccttGTTACTCCAATTGGTAACCTTAAATTCGAGCTCATCACCTTAATTTGTGTATATACCTATCAGCCATTTAGATCTTTTTGCATCCCGATTTAATAGCCCcccaaatttgtattttattaaattctcaGTGGGTGTAAGTGCTAACATCTCATGGTCatctaaaatatgtaaaatttcTGGGAGCTCATCGCTTCAAATCTGAATCTCTGCCCCCCAGGCACTGTATCTTTTGGCACCCTGCATCGCTGGCTACTCACCGTCTGGCCGCATCCGACTGGCTGCGCTGCAGTCGCATCTTGGGCGCCAGTGGCGCCGACAGGGGCGTGGACGTCGACGAGAGGGGGCTGTGGAGGGGGCCGTGCCAGCCGAAGGCCGCCGtcgaggaggtggaggaggaggaggcggaggcggaggtcGAGGTGCCCGCACTGGCCGTGTTCGGTGTGGGTGGCGGCGTGTAGGCGGCGTAGTAGGGACCGCCCATCCCGAAGTAGTGCGACATCAGGTGGGGCGACTGCTGCGGGTAGCTGTGGCTGCAGTGCATCGGCGGCGCTGACTGCGGTGGCATTGGCTGCGGTGTCGATGGCGCCGGATACGGCGGAtgtggttgctgctgcggctgctgttgctgctgctgccggaAGAAGTTGTACTCCTCGCCGGAGGAGAAGCTCACGCTGGTGCGGGGTGTGCGCGGGTGCGAagtcggattcggattcggaatCGGGTGGCCGTGGGGAAAGAACACATCGCCGCCCGTGTAATTGCAAGAGGGGCTCGGCGGCGGCGGATACTGGAAGATTTGCGGGGCTGCAATGAAAAGCAAatcattttataattaaaatacagtAGGCACTCAATTGCTTAGCTAAGTCAACAAATGACAGTtggtaaaattgttttaattaattaaaatgcaataagaaaacaaattaaaactgataagaattattaatttaaaaaatatacagtttataattaattcaaaaagcTGTTATTTTTCAGtcatgaaaataattaaaattagtcCAGCCTTTTGATAATGCAATGTTTATCTTATTATACCCGTAATAAAGATCACCCAACAATGGATGAGGTAAACAAAGGCGGCATTGGCCGGGTCTGGACTCAAGAAAACTTGACTCAGTGACAATGTAGGGAAGTGTCTAAGGTCGGGGCTCTGTCGAACGCATTGTCTTGCCAACTGCCACTTAGCCGACTGACTGTAAAACCTGCCATAATTACGGCAAGTCCTCTCCGGTCATAAAATCGCCCACAAAACGATCAGGTAGCTTCAGTGCACATTAAAATGGAATATGTTCATATGCCCGCTGCTAAACCACTAAATGGtgtttttaagataaatgTACACATAAGATGTTACACGAAAcgttgcaaatatttaatggtTTTCGACCACCTTTATTCCAGGTGCCTTAATTAAGTAATATGGCATGTTCATCCATAAAAtaagcaataataaataatacattaagAGGTTTCCtttgttaattaatataaaatattttcaaattgaacgaaaaatcaatttaagacTAAAAGATACAATTTTATCGGTTTGTAAGCATATTCCCCTCAgctgtatgtatatatatatatatatatatatatatatatatgtatgaacAATGGCAAATAATATTCCACTTATCCCCAGCGTTAAGTATCTTACAAGTCGCCTTAAGATACATTTGTATCTGACTTGTTTACACGCCATTGCCGATTCTCGGGCTCACTTGCCcgaaagtattatttttttttgtatctttggCAAACACTGCCAAGAGCGTCTACTTGAGTGGCCCAACTTGaaaagtatctgtatctggcaATGAGATCTCCCAACTTAGCATCATTTATGCATGTAACGAGATGCGTATCTGTATCTTCCGTTTGACTTCCAGttgtatttcaatttttattctcctcttgtttttttttttacttgctATTTCATGCAAATCGACAACAAAAGTGTTGATAGGTAAATGCGCTGCTAAGCTGGCCACTTGATATGCGCATAAATTTTGAGCTCCCCCTCATTAGTTGGGTGTACATTTTCATCTGTATGATTTTTCctaatgtttatttacttaaaaagcCATTGCCCAGCGACAAATGATTGATTGTAATgcaaaatttatacaaatcgACAGCAGCCGGCGGCAAAAGTATCTTAACGATTACTGAACAGCAAGCAAGAACGACAGTAAATTAAGTGACCGCAGGGAATGCCCGCCAATCTGGCCGATAGATCCATCTGTCTGCCTCTTTGGCGGTGGTCAGCGTGCAGATACATAATAATGTCACTCACTGTCAACCTGCAGGCGACTAATTTGCAATTTGACCCAATAGCCTTGAACTCGAAACGAATCGAAACGAGCCCACAGCTGTTGCGTTTGCgtttgcagttgcagttgcaagaGCGCAAAAAATCTGTATTTAATTGCAGGCCAAGCCAAGTTGatccgaaccgaaccgaagcGAGCAAAGAGCCACTCCTAGCAGCAGCCTTAGCGCATATGTTTCTGTAAGATACTGGCAGGCATTTGAAACTAGTTTGCCTGTTTCGCTGGCTAGCAGCTGAGCCAACTCACGTGCGCTCACCGCGCGCCATCGTTGCTTTTAACCTTGAAAATCTGCCAAGCTTTAGCTTCAGCTTCAGAAGCGAAGCGAAGCCAACGGCAGGGATCATTACTGCCTGGCCAACTTATATAACTAGCCATGCCGTTGCCGATGCTGGTACACAGAGAACAAATACCACCAAGATTGGTCTGATTCTTTTTGTctgaattaaattatattttatcacGACTAAccaaaatcaatcaattttgtATTCTAAAAGGATATTTGATTTCAGTTTACCAATTTCTTTAGAGCATGAGCCTTTCTTTTAAGAGTTAGCTCAATTCTTTTATTGACAGCTTAAGAAAATATCTAAttatccctttttttttataaaaatcaattcaaaatattttaaaattgttttaattaaattgccttTACTTTTCTGCTTTCAATAGGagctcttgtttttttttttgtaagtttgtgtttttctgAGTGCATTGCCTTTATGATGAAATTGACGAGCTATAGCCAAAGCAACAGCCcgataaaaatgttattactAATTGCAAATTGTGTGGAAAATTATTTACCTACACATTTCGTTTGCTTTCCCATTTACATATGAGATACATTTTCATTCGGTACTGGCAACGTCAATATAAATTATCCAAGTGATCGGATACCGCATAAATTGCCATGGGTTACTAAACTGTGATTAATCTGAGATCTGAAAAAAACGTAAGCAAACTATCTATATTGTGATTTAATCTTCGACTAAGTGAGCGTGTCTTAAATTCTCTATTTAAACGGTGACGTGGTTTAACAATGGTATCGGGTTTTAATCTTAAATCTCAAAACATAATTGCGAAAAAGCTAAAAACTATGTTTAGGCGTTATAATCTTATTTTGTTgtgtgttaatttttttaaaaagaaaaatattttatgtaattaaaGACTATTAGTGGCAATTGCAGTTAACACTTTGTGTTATCTATTTCCGAATTTAAATAGGTGTTAAGAAAGGGCTAGctatttcttcttttgtttgtttaatttgggCTTAACATATTTATGTGGCTTATCAGTTTTCCATTCAAGTTTTTTTGTCTGTAACAATATAATTAAGTCATGCTCTAGATCTTAAAAACTCCTTCCACctctaaaaatatacaaaaattctaaatatCGGTTATGTCCATCTCTATAAGGTGGTTTTGTCGCTTGGGTTCCGATCGTTTACGGGCACctcaacaatttttatgatcACAACTCAATGCGGGCGATGCAGTTCGTTGTTAAAACTGCAGTTGTTGGTGACGAAACGTGACCAATTGTTAGAagcattgttttttattcgAACTGCTGCATTCGCTTATATTTCCACGGGCGACAATATgtgcaaaatgtttaattgaatTACGAGTACCACGAGTACCACAGCAGTCGCATCTGGACAGAACAACGGAGGctgaaaaaaatgcaattatgtGTATAATTCACTTTAATTCTCCATCGGTTATAGGCGATGTTGCAACCATTTCTAAGGCCGCTGGGCAGCAGCTGACAAACATCAATCAGGCAAAAGTTTAACTAAGCAGAACGCCTCAGAAAAAGCTCAAGAACAGCTCTGAGGCAGCGGAAAAAACGTGAAAAATGCCTCGCTTTAGTTGCCACACAAAAGAACaaatcgtcgtcgtcgtcggcatcattgaaatgcatttttagtTGTGCCTTTGCAGTTGATTGcatttgcagttgcagttttgCTGGCGTACCCGCAGCATATGTTGCTCATTATAACCTTGAAGTGCTAgctaaatgcaataaaaaaaatactaaaataaaaataagaaaactaCACATAAAAATATACTAGAGTCACCGCTGCACGGGCAAGTATGAATAAATACGAGTACGGGTTCGAGTACTCGTATCACTGGCAGCCCAACTCGAACAATTGCGTCGCACTTCGGAATCGGCGGCGAAACGAGTTTGCAAAGTGCGAGTTCTGTAAGTTGGTCAGTGGAACGGAATGGGAAATGCCATACGGATTGGCCAGATATCGGGGAAGGAAGCTATAGACCAGCTAAGATATAGGAAGGAAGTTGTGGCTGGCAATGAAATGAGATCACAAACAGTTTTGGCATctttgtatatataattttgtaactgatgtgggaacttacatAATACataatctaaaattaaaatattgttacaaaatattacaaaaaacatcttcaaataaactaaaatttttaatactatAAAGTCACGATTGCACAACATTgcagaaataaattatatctTCGATCAGTAAACAACATCGAAACACAACTTTGAGAATAAATTCCTCATGAATTTACCCAACAATCTCATGTTTCATTTTTGCCATCAAAACTCCAAGCCGTTGAATCTTTCAGCAAACTGCAATCTCTTCTTCCAAAATCTCGAGACCCCTCAAAGCAAGCGGCAACTTCACTTGACATTGACATTTATtgatgaatatttaatttaaaattaaaaaaaaaaaaggaaaaacaggACCGAAACAAGCTCAAGATGACAGAACAAAGGAACACTTAACACCGAACTCCGTCTTGAGGTTAAGCAAAGCTCAAGATTACAACATGAAATACATGTCGGAGACCTGaataacttggccaaaataaaaaaaaaaaactcattttaCAGTTAACACAAAACGCCCACACACGAAGAGGAAGCATACACAATAAGCcataataacaacaaacagTGAATAAAAATCCCACAAAATTACATTTGAAGTCGTTCATTTAAGGCGATTTGTTGACTGTCACGATGCGAGATTACTAATTTGGTTGGTCAACTTGCATTTCAGTTGAGATCGTCGATCGTCTGTCACCTCGATTTAATTAGGCAACAGCTGCCGCAGTTCCTCCACAGATGAACGGTTAAATTTGCCAAGGCAAGTGACTAATTAATGACTCTTCAGGAAATTGGTAGAGAATTCGGGAAACAATTGTGACTCCTGATTAAGAAACTTTGTGTTCTGGCTTTTCTATATATGACAAAAGATTGTATTCTCATGCCTTTTTGGGGTTTGTGCAATTCGATCAAGTTTTTGTCTGAAATTGAATGTCAATCAGGTGTCGATCTATGTACGATTTGCAATCTATAGATCGAACTTATGGCCATATATCCCGCTGTTAATTACCAATTTTGGTAAGCCGCTAATTAACCTTTTGTGGAATGCGAGAAGTttgtaacaaaataaaaataaccaaaagaGAACGGTGAGAAATATGCGGAAGCGGTTGACATATTTGGGAAAGTCACATGATTCATTTTAAAAGAGGGAGAAAGTTCTTTTAAGATGTTATAAGGATGATTCTTTGATGCAcagcaatttaattaacttgcGTAATGTCTCAAAGACAAAGATGAAAGTTTCTTTGTTGAGGATTTGGCAAACTCAGATTCGATCAAATTCACGCAAAAAATGTTATGAGAAtccaagaaaacaaataataagttTATCAAATACACTCATGCACTGATCAGCAGAAATACTTGATAATAAAGCCTAAGGTCAAATCGTCGGCAATTCTAATTCTAGACTTTGATGATCCAGTTAAGTTCGCATCGCAagtatgttaaaaatatttttaatcttcTCGACGCAaggttaaaaacaaaacgggGCCAGCAAACACGCAACCACTTAATGCAAACCTAAAGTTGCATAAACTTTGTgtaggaatttaattaaaaatttcaggAATTAAATGCCGTTGGTGAACGGCTTTAAAGAATGAGGAAACCCTTTTTGAGGGACAGCTGAATAGAATTCCGAAATTCTCCCAcccatttgccattttcatGCTTTGCCAATCTCCATGAGAGCATTTTCTGGAAATAGCTCAAACGCTTATCGCGACAGCCCAGCTAAAACCAGGGAGCTATAGAATGTGCAGCAAGCTGCTCAATATTTTATCAGCGACAGACAAAtgcaatttttcaatttcctcTCTTCACTCCACACAACAAAGGGAAAACAGCTTAAAAGGCTATAAAAAGCCAAAGGAAAATCAGGCATAAGACGACGTTCCCAAAGAACTTATACGATGCACATCGATTGACAGGAAAGTGAGCGAAACACAAGTCTTTGGTCTTTGCAGTTGTTTGCATATTTTCCGGGGATCCAAAGGATTTTCCGGAGGTGGAGCATGTGTTTTGTGTGCAAAACAGGGAAAAACAGTAAAATATAACTGGCTGAATCAGCTTGAAATAAGatcaaacaaatataaaaatgtcttAAAGAAAATGCTTAAAGCTGTGCAAAGAAATTGAATTTAGGTTTAAGAATGGGGTGGGGTTACTAGTAAATATTACATGTAATCCTAACATTTTTATAGGCCAGAACTAGAAAATCACCCGGTAAAAGCCAACACATCATTAactttatgtttttctttaaaatcaaaacattaaaGTGTGTTTAATAACAGCGTTCTTTAACTTCCGCAATAAAACTATGGCTATAAATTTGCCATCGCCACTTaaccaaattttatttctttgcaGCAAGCAAAAAGCATTTAGCAGTTGATTAAACCGAATCCTCCTCCCATCGCCACGCTGCAATTAACAACGTAAATGcgaaaattacaattaaacaataaataaaactgttcGCCAGCATTCGATCAGATGAaacgcaattaaaataattaaaaagagaaaaaaaaaatacaaaactgcAGCCACAAAGCAGCAAACTGCACGTCTCAACAACCGCGGcaaaaagttattaataaatgaatgGGAATTGCATATGCGACTGGGCCAGACTGGCTGTCTTCGCTGCGTCATCCACAACCACTCGGAGCTGGCGTGCCCGAAGGGTTATCTATACTCGATCCACCGATGCACCCCACCGACCCACTGAAACCACCGAATCACCGGACCGCTGAACCGCTGAAACACCCACCCACCGACCGCCTTTGGCGTACACAATTACACGAGCTtatttgttgatttaattGTCGTTTGGCACTTTGTTTGCACATTTAGTAAGCgcatttgatttgtttaccaAGGAAGTTGATATCGATACTCGAGAAGTATGGAAATTGAAGGGGTTTCAGTTTTGTATTACGTTTTTcaattatatctttttttagtcttttaaaatttgtaatttctcTTCTAAGAAAATAGTTAGTTAAAAGGGTTTATATAGTGAATTTTACTGCTGACTATTCAACTGGGATTTATCAGACagataatattatattttcaattgaaagATATACACTTAATAAGTGTAAATGCCCTCCCAGCGCGCTCATTAAAACTCGCAAGCCGCGAAAACATTTTCCCTTTGGAAATTGGAGAACGTTCCTTTGAGAGAGCTCATCGCGAGGAAAATTTGTAAGTTAACTGGTGTCTGGAGCGTTCGCCAGCTTGCCAATTATATCAAGTAGCCAGGTATGCTGTCTGACGTCTGTTTTCTGTGCCGAGGAGTATATCCTGTTCTTAGTTTTCCGCCTTTTGATACATATCCTTTTCCACTTCTGCCTTGAGCGTGTCGCACCAGTTCCCATTGTCCTTAGTTGACTGAAAAGGAGTCGAGTTGTCAGCGGAGAAGGagtgttggcttggcttgtcTAGGCTTGTCTAGGCTCAATTTCATAACAAAAACTTGAGCACGTTCTATCCTTAGTTCCCCCCAACGCCCCCAACTTAACCCGAACGCCTCAGTGCGAACAATTTAGCACGGCCTCAGCGGAGACTTAATCAAAAGCCAACTTAGGGATCCTGACAGACTGTCTGAACCCGATTCAACCGACTCCCGACGCTTATAGTGCCTCAAAAGTGTCAAGTTTATACCCGCATTCaggtaatattttttttcttattaggCAAAGTGCCTGAGGCCatttaaacttgaaaaatgTGTAAAGTTCATTGCGCTGAATGGTGTGAAATGTAAGCAAACTGTAAATAGAATTGAAAAGGCTGACAGACTGAATAGTTGGACTTTAAAAAGTCTTTAAACTTAATATAagatttaacttaaaaataaagcagttgatttttatttttattatttatcaaaagTGATAGGGTTGTCT
Protein-coding regions in this window:
- the LOC128257271 gene encoding cell death protein hid isoform X2; translation: MPPQSAPPMHCSHSYPQQSPHLMSHYFGMGGPYYAAYTPPPTPNTASAGTSTSASASSSSTSSTAAFGWHGPLHSPLSSTSTPLSAPLAPKMRLQRSQSDAARRKRLTSTGEDEREYQSDHETSWDEFDDRYDNFTAGRERLQEFNGRIPPRKKKNPNGPCSSNSNPISQNDSQPNSPCNAESNATHNSISQQRQVERERQKARAEKKKPQSFTWPTVVTVFVLAMGCGFFAAR
- the LOC128257271 gene encoding cell death protein hid isoform X1; protein product: MAVPFYLPEGGADDVASSSSGASGNSSPHNLPHPHPPLSAHSPSASSTSSGVSSASSASSGLSASSSASSTSDGTSSAASQSPNTTTSSATQTPMQSPLPTDQVLYALCEWVRIYQSQQSAPQIFQYPPPPSPSCNYTGGDVFFPHGHPIPNPNPTSHPRTPRTSVSFSSGEEYNFFRQQQQQQPQQQPHPPYPAPSTPQPMPPQSAPPMHCSHSYPQQSPHLMSHYFGMGGPYYAAYTPPPTPNTASAGTSTSASASSSSTSSTAAFGWHGPLHSPLSSTSTPLSAPLAPKMRLQRSQSDAARRKRLTSTGEDEREYQSDHETSWDEFDDRYDNFTAGRERLQEFNGRIPPRKKKNPNGPCSSNSNPISQNDSQPNSPCNAESNATHNSISQQRQVERERQKARAEKKKPQSFTWPTVVTVFVLAMGCGFFAAR